GGTCCCACTCATGAGTGGGATCACTAGATtattacacacagacattaaagattttattctttttttatttgtagtttGTTTACTTGCTGTACATCACTAAAAATGTACTGTCATGGTGATAGCAACTGCTGTTAACCGTGACTTTTCTGTAGGACTCAAATCTTTTTTATTGCACATGGTATGTactaaatattattataatattaaactATATTTACTCAAAATAAAGTCTCACTAGATGTCTGTATACATACAACACTACTACATTTGCACTAACATGCATAGACTTAAAAGGACATCCATCATGCACCGTTTCATCTTCCCTGCATAGGTGCTATTGCCCATATGGGACGaccgaccccccccccctcctcctcctcctcccccttctccATTGTCAACATGCCTGCTGGCTGCATCCACAATAACATGACAGTGCAGAGCTGACCAGCCTGCGCCAACAGCCTCACATACACCGTGTGAGAGCCGTGCAGACATGATGCGCATTAAAGAAAAGTCCCCCACTCAGATCCAAACGGAGCTCCATGCCAACTTGACACACATTACTACACGGGCCCGCACCGTCCGCCTGCATGCATGCACTACCCCTAGTCCTACTTACCACAGAGGAATCTGAAGCAGCGCCAGGCGTCTTGTCTGTTCCCTTCAAAGGTGCGGGTGCTTGCGCGGCACCGGGCGGTGAAGCTGAGGCAGGAAATCCGGCCGCCAGTCAGTTAAACAGTCGGTAAAGATTGACAGCAAACCCCGGTCACAGATTATTCCAGTGAGTCCCCGTGTTAATCTGTCACACTGTCAACTCtacctctctctttccctctcgcTCTTGCGCTTTCAGCTGTGTCAAGTGAACGAGGGTAGCAGGATAAAGCGGGACGAttggctttcaaaataaaagcattgaATAATTCATAAACTGTAAACTGGGCCGGAAAAACATAGTACAACATCTGGAAAATATTAAATACTATTAATTGTCATAGTCATGCATCATAATGTGATGTCTAACAGAATGAGTGAACAAAACATAAGATTATGATTTAACACAGTCTTAATAGTAGGATTCAACATATGAAAATTCAATCAATTCAGTTCTGTAAGCATGTTTTCTAAAACCAGTAATATTTACAGAACAAGTTCTACACCTCATTACTGCATAAACAGAcaagaggatttaaaaaaaaaatcatcagcctataaatataaaactagtgtgtttttattttgaaggaaggCTGTCTTTGGTTTCCGGTAGTGTTAGAGCTGAATGACAGCTCAGTGATCACTGCGCATCGGTACCATTCATCTCTGACGTCAGAGCTACGCTGAGAGAAAAGCGTGTTTATCAGGCCCATGATGATACACACTGAATAATATACTTTATTTTCTCTGTCCGATCAGAGTTCATACATTACAGTCACATTATAAAGCTTTATACGTAAAATTAAGGTGAGGCTGACACATAAACAGGTCTTTACTGAGGGAGTCAGGCTGCAGAAGAACAAAGGGTCATTAGGGTTTGATCTTCCTATGTTTAAACCTGGTAAGCTGACAGAGTACCGAGTCTGCAGTCCTTCTTTACTTTTCAGCCATCCTCTGTCACATCTACAAATGAGAGGAATGCAGAGCctggtgggtggtggtggtgagatAGGGAGGTGTGTTGGCATTGGCTGTATGTCCCTGTTCTCTTCAGTGAACAAGCTGGGCAATGTTCAAATGTTGTTATATAATATTTACAAGCTCCTCTCTGTGAGACTTGAAGTAGAACCTGTTTGGCTGCATGGTGGATCTCCCACCATGAAGGCTTATCTCAGCCAGCACTGGCTTGCAGCCTATTCAAAGATTTTATTTAATGATAATCTGTTTCAGATGAACTGGTGGCAAGCAGCTCTGTCTGGTGGTGGTTTGTTTAGTGGCACCAGTGTAATTTAATGTTAATTTACTTTTAACAGCCTGACAGACAACATGCTTCTCTTCCATTATTTAGTAGATGCACCCCTGCATTAGAGGGCCTCTAATGTACCAATATGAGTCTGAGCCCCTTTATTTTTGTAGCCATAAAGTAGCAAGAGACAAAAGCATCCTGCTACACTGTTAGGCAGGACTGCCATCTAGTGTAAGTCACaagaaaatatattatacaCGGATTAGTGCAATATTCTTCACAAGGGATATTTTTCCTAATCGTAAATTATACCCTCTTATGCCAGATGATCAAATTTAAGTAATAGACAAGAACAAATTAGAAAGGAAACACCCATAAAAATGTGCATAAAACAATGTCAACGGCACCCATCAATTTAATATGCTTATTTGAAAAACAATGGAAACCGATTTAAAGTTACATCGACATTACTTgagtttgtattttatattatatcaAAATGAGGAGAAGACACAGAAGAACAATTGAACAGGAGATTTATTTTGTGGAAACTGTTCACTTCTTTGCCGCCTCTTTCTGGAGCTTCTTCACCTCATGCTTGATGATCTTGTTcctctgcacaaaaacaaaatggtgcATTCATCAGAAAATATTCAATGACCGCCAGACCTGAGCTGAAGTTACTTGTCTGCCTGAATGAGGTGGTGGGTTTGTGCTGCACTTACCATCCTCTTGGCCTTCATCACCTTGTAGCGGTCAAAGTCCGACATCTTGGCCCTCTGCGAAGACAATTAAGAACTGGTCAGCCACGTAGTCTGAGTGATTTGCTTCTTCAACTTATGTCAAATTCTGGATATGTGCTTTCATGGAAGGGTTGAATAGTGACAAATTTGTTTGTGCAACTATTACTCCATCCAAATAAAGGAGAGACAAAAAGAAATGGAGAGCAGGTAATAACACTGTCACTCCGATTAAAAATAGCAGAGCTACACAGCCACTGTCTAATGAGCAAGCCATTGGGAATAGGTAATagtcgtgttttttttttttttttttttttttttttaatgtgagcaATGTTTTGTTGAAAGACACTTCTGCAAACATCTAGACAAATGCTCATTTAAGACAACTTAAACCATAATCTACAAACAGCAGAGGCTGCACTCCAAACATGAATCATGTCTAGTAACTTTATCATCATTAAGTTCTAATGCCTAATTAATCACAACAGATGTCTCAGCCCCGCAACTGACAATGATGGATTGATCAGCTCAGCACATCAAGTATTagtacaacaaaaaaaacccaccacTGCACCAGAAAGTTTTTGGAAACAAGCAACTTTCCTACTCCTAATACCACTATGATCAGTTTGCTCACTCAGATGAGACAGGAGTCTTAACTGCCACTGTAACTATATACTTTATGACAAACTACCTTACTGCTGGGACGTTAAAACTCTTTCCttcatataaaaatgtttttgccaACAGTCTACAACATGTATACCCCCTCcagtcaaaacaaaaatgtaaatagttACAGACCCCCACAGTTAATCAatgatatttttatttgatgaccaaaaaacaaaactcagccactaccttctgtctggcctcaatCTTCTTGGCCCAGCTGCTCTGTGACCACTTCTCGTTGACTTGGGCCTTCTCCCAGGCTTTCCTCACAAACTTCTGGCGGGCACTGTGAAACATTGCATACAGTAAGCACTGATAAAGGGCTGTGTTGTGTAAAAATAATATACATGGAACAACAAAAGAACACCTGGTTTATGTGATCTATAGAAATTTGCAGCCGATGTGTacaagtgtgtgcgtgtgtcctaCACGACACCCTGCCATATATGGCTGCAGCCCTCAGATGCTCTCCTTTGAATTTATTATACTATAGCTATTTTATCAGTATAAGTAATTGTAAATACTGCAAATAACAGACatttagaaaacaaaatgaaaaaggaGATATTAGGGGTGTGTGTTATGACGATAAATGATGAAGGATTTAAAACAAACTCTACGTATATGTTGGCTGCTGTGTTTGCCGTAGCGACGCGTCTTCAATACCCGTGTCTGCACGCAACGTGTGCTGCAGTGGAAGGACCACGTGTATATGTATGCATTATCATGCTATGGGCAcatacgcgcccacctctctgaacatttaCCAGCAATTGTGTCAGCAGCgaaacacacgtgtgtgtgtagtgggagggctgtatgaggagttctgtgcatgcatgcgtacatagaatagaatagaatatacttaattccctttgggaaggtccctcaggaaAATTTGGGGCAGACAGAGCAACAGATAATGACGTTATGCCAAAACAAtgataacgcaggcatttgatgaagatgcTCTATATGAGGACTCTAAGAAACGGTGGaaagaggtgacagcagcaggtccatTTTtacttagatatgattcccattattcattgtttaaccttaggaggcacactttgGTCTTTTTAactgactgttgaataatactttacagaattacataacttctttacttcttttttaacctatttgaaatcaaactttattttgcTCTGTAATTGTATTTTCATGTTTGTTGAAAACTAATACCGAGTGCActttatcagagttgttgtttgccatatcgcccacccctaacaTATATCTAAAACCTCTTTTGGAAAGTGGATGTTCACTGAATCAAAAAAACATCCCAACTGAGAGCATTTCATGAAAGATTAGCAGCCACATATACATGTAAAGTAAATCGCTGTTAGTTCAAAAAAAGACATGCATGTTGGTCCATAATAGCCCAGTCCTACATATAACTTTTCTATTAGAGCAGTTCTTGCAGAGCAAAGCTTGTCTGGTCCACACTCACCTGTGAGGTACTTTGATGACATAGTCTGTGAGATGCATGCACTTAAAGGGCATAGACTGCCTCTTGACTCCTGTGCAGGGACCATCAACAAGAGCCTGGAAAACGCAAGAAGATATAAATAAGTCACCAAAAATAAAGATAAGCTTATCAGTCCAATGAATTTCAAAAAACTCACTCTATTTTGGTCAATGACATCTACGATGGCCACCAGCTTGCCGGCATGGGGTCCGAAAGAGACGTAGGCAACGCGGCCGATCTCAACAAAGCGCTTGAACACCTGTAACAGAGCAGAAAGCCGCACATTACTAATTGCACATTACAATTAGTAAATATATAGAGCAAGCTGAGGCTGAGCAACGGGCGATTGTAGCACTGCAGTGGACAGAACCAACTAGCTAACGTCAACTATCCAAAGCTTTTACTAAACTCTGCGTTGTACACATAAtgttactatatatatataccaatTTGAATATTCTAACATCATAATTACATGATTTAAAATCACTGTTATTGTTGCAAAAAACGTTAACAGCGTTTCCTTCATAGAACACTTCCAGGCCCTTTCAGCCTAACAGACCACGTTGTAGTGCGGCCAGTAGCCGACATTTTACATATAACGTTAAAAACTAAAATTTTCATTTATAGCCTATCAAAGACTCAATATAGTGGTGTGTTTGAGCGTGAGCAACAcacatggttgtttttttaatccaacATAATGATATATACACAGATAAAATCGACTAAAAAGTCCTAAAACACTCATGGCGAACTCACCATGATGGCAGTCCGGGAGCAGAAAGGACGTTAGAGCTTCCGCCTGGCGCACATACGACTTCCGTTTACAGCATGCACATGCGCAGtgtaacttcttcttctttatttacGGCAGACTTGATGCCAATTGGCACATTGCTGCCTCTCACAGGTCAAGTTTTGTAATGGTTCAACGTATTCCCATTCATTTCAGAGGAAGAGAACTGATGTTGCTGTAATAAAATTCAAAACTGCTTTCACAATCTGTGGCTGGATTTCAGATGGGTTTAACATGCTTCACAGTGATATTCTGTTAATTCCAGTGTCCAGAAGATCAGAAAATAATTGCTCTCTCTGTTCTTTATATATCCAGCAGTCCATCAACTGTTTGGAATTTATTGCAGACTCTGCAAAGACCGTCTTCATGTTTCCCAATCTTTGGAAGATCCCATGCCAAACCACAATGACCTAATCTGAGTCCTTGACCAAGATAACGGTTTTGTGTACTTTGTTCTGAATAGAGAAATAATGCTGCCCCTTCTCCTCAGTCTCCCACTTCTTCTGCCACAGCGTTGTGGAATATTCTTTTATGACACACCCCCTTACTCACACCCATACTCACTGATAAATTAGGCTCCATTCTTAAGGCTATTTTGGCTGCTTTATCCACTGCctcattatattatatatataggaTATAACTGGCCAGAGGATCCGAGGAGCCACCCCCCTCTCCAATCCCAGCCTCTCCCTTTCTTGACTTTTCCTAAAAACAAAGCTCTCTTTTCTTATTCGCCCCACTCCCCACTACCatttatcatccatcactgattttGTTGGGTGTTTTCCTTCATAACCTTTCAATTTAAAGCTAGGGTAGgggatttcattctgatgcactttttgttaaattagtgtaacttctctttacaatctgatagcaactgattagttcggcagtttcgctttaaaacgaagaatattaatcatctgtggaagctataaaatgctaaaaacatcaaccaatcctacgaggcgcacctgcgcatGTAGTTGtgtggttgtcactctcttcctgctcggCGCGCATCAGAGGGGTACTTGCATGATGGCCGAAAGACATGATGATGTCTTCGGCCACcaacagactggttgggaggcttGGCTTCGGGgggaactccgagagaaaggggtgtgtgtttactttcaaaatctggctgactctcacttttcaaaatctcctaccctacctttaactataTATTGCATTACAAGTCTGTCCCTCCtaataaataaaggtgtttcaCCCATCTCAACAAGTAAGGCTGGGATTGGAGTAGTACGGAGGGCCCCACAGCACACTCTCAGGGCTTTTGCCTGGACGACATCAAGTTTTTTCAACACAGATTTAGCTGCAGTTCCAAAACCTAAACAGCCATAGCCAAGTCTTGTTTTAATCATTGCTCTGTAAATCATAATTTGGGTCTCTGCTAGCTCCCCACGCACAGCCTGACAGGGACCACATAACATTAATAACTTTTCCATAATTTTTCGATCTGTTTTTTCCAGGTAAGTTTTTCACCAAAATACATACCTAAAAACTCTTTAACCCTTTCCAGCACTATATTTTGAACCCATCacatttcacttttttgttatcaaacacaacatacacacaatattTGGATTTTTCCACAGACATCTTAAAAGTCAGTGGGAATGAATGGATGGTGGACGACTGCTTTAAAGCAGTCAGTAGTGAAAAGGATGCTATTGCTTTGAGTAAAGATCTCAGGTGGATTCTATCTCACAAAGTGGACTAGCAATAGCCATGCACTGTTGAAAGCTGTGCCTAAAAATAACAGAGCTAAGGAAGTGAAGAAGCTCCTGTTGTTCTTCCTGCAAAAATCCTTCTGCAAAGATTGTCAAAAGCAAAGTTGTCATGGGATGAACAAATCCATCAAGGATATGTAAAAGCTTGGTCTACTTGGGAGAACCAGCTCCCCCTGTTGTCTTCTTTTAAAATGAACAGATGCATTAAACCTGAAGTGTTTggacaagctgcagcagctcagttgAATCATTTTTCTGATGCCAGTGAACATGGATATGGAACGGTTTCCTACAAACAATAAGAACCAGGTGCACTGTGCCTTTATGATGGGAAAGGCACGAGTAGCTCCCCTAAAACAAACTACCACCCCTAGATTGGAGCTTGCAGCTGCTGTGGTAGCCGTAAACATGGATAAAGTGTTGAGAAAGGAACTTCAGATGGATCTTTAGCTCTCAGCTTTTTGGACGGATAGTAGAGCTGTGCTAAAATATATTGCAAATGATGCACTGAGGCTGAAGACATTTGTTGCTAACAGAGTTGCGGTTATCAGGGAAGCTACAAGTGTCAACCAGTGGAATTATGTGGAAAGCTGTGAAAACCCAGCAAAACCCAGATTGTGCTTCACGTGGACTTTCTGCAGAGTTTCTGGTCTACAAAACTTGGATAAAAGGACCCTTGTTCCTAAAAGGCCCATgcagaatgaaaacaaatggctgCAAAGATTTTAAACTatctgaagatgatgatgaagtgagAAAAGCAGttacagtgtgtcatgcaaAGATAACTAAAGGCCCATGTGCAATAGACAAGTTAATAAATCAATACTCAAGCTGGTGGCGCCTAAAAAGAGCCATAGCATGGATgctcagggtcaaa
This region of Parambassis ranga chromosome 2, fParRan2.1, whole genome shotgun sequence genomic DNA includes:
- the rpl14 gene encoding large ribosomal subunit protein eL14 produces the protein MVFKRFVEIGRVAYVSFGPHAGKLVAIVDVIDQNRALVDGPCTGVKRQSMPFKCMHLTDYVIKVPHSARQKFVRKAWEKAQVNEKWSQSSWAKKIEARQKRAKMSDFDRYKVMKAKRMRNKIIKHEVKKLQKEAAKK